The Ricinus communis isolate WT05 ecotype wild-type chromosome 8, ASM1957865v1, whole genome shotgun sequence sequence CATGCATACTTGAGGATGCAATTATATGTTTGATACTGTTGCATCATGTTATACTGATATAGACTAGTTTCATCAAAGGAGTATGTACCCAATCTACTATGCTATCATCAAAGGTTTGAGTTCTATCAACAGGCCGGCGACCAGTAATCAATTCCAGAAGCACAACACCAAAGGAAAAGACATCCGACTTCTCTGTAAGCTTCCCACTAGAGGCATACTCTGGAGCCATGTAACTGCAGTTGGAGAAGGTGCAATAGAAGAACTGGTTCAGAAAATTTTCCCACAATAACAGAAAGTTTGAGACAAATGAAAAGCTCAAAAAGTAGCCTCTTCCAGCCATCAATTATTCAAGACATATATAGCatagttattttagttttccagaaaatattaaatatgtgCCATACCCAAAAGTACCCATCACTCGAGTGGAGACATGAGTATCTGTATCCAAAGAATACTTGGCAAGCCCAAAGTCAGCAACCTGAACAAAAAAGGTCCAACTGGATTAATGGCATCGGATAATTTAGCATGAAAGGGAACCTAAGTTATCACAGTTAAACTATATAGTTTCACATGGCAACCTGAAATGAATTCATGCATTTCCAAAAACATTTccaaaaatatatgtttaacAATCAAGTTTTGGTCCCATCAACATGACTTTATTTCCAGTTGAATGATTCCATCAGTAGGGGTGAAATCACGTCATTGTGACACTTTTAtactaagaaatatataaCAGCTCGTAAGACTTATAGAAGCCTATATAACATGACTTCTTGTCTGGATAAGAGGGATGGATGCGCATCATAATATTCTTCAACAAAATAGCAGATTCAACTTCAAAGCCTATCTGATGAATATAGAATAGAGAGCCAAAAATATTGATAGAGTACCAAGAGTAAGATTTCTATTTGTTTCATACCTTCGCTTCGAAGCTATCATCAATAAGAATATTGGCAGCCTTGATATCTCGGTGTATGATCTTGGGCTGACCTAAAGATGAATTTACCAAAAATGATTAAGTGATGATCAGATATTAATAACAAAAGCCCAAAAACTGAGGGAAGTAGCATTTATATATGGCCCCCTAAGAAACTCACATTCTTCATGTAGATAAGCCAATCCTTTTGCTGAGCCAACGGCAATTTTCATTCTGGTTGACCAGTTCATAGTTGGTCTCCCCTTTCCTGTGAGATCACTTATGTTTGTTAAGACATTGATATTCATATGTATAGCtggatatataattataaaactcaCAACACAAGCCAAACCTACGATTGTCAATCTCATATGAAATGCTTCAGACCTCCTTGCAATGATGACACCTTAGTCTGTGGATTCCTAAACTTCCCTACTtgagttttataaaaaaataaaataaaataaactccCCCCTTGAACTCAGGAGGTGACTCTATAACATATGGAAATTACCAAAATTCTGCTACTCTTCCTCTCTCTAGTATTGCAAACCAATTTAAATTGCTACTCTATCACTCTCTTCAAATTACAAGCACCAGAGAAGTAAAAATTCTACGCATTCAGTGAGAAACATGTCCTTGTTGATATCTTAGGACTCCTAACAAGAAGGAAGAGTGATAACAGCGAGTACTCACCATGTAAATGGAATTCCAAGGTGTCGTTCGGAACAAACTCATAAACAAGCATCCTCTGGGCTCCAGTAATGCAGTACCCAAGCAGTGAAACAAGATGACGGTGATGGACACGACTAATGATCTCAATCTCTGCCTGAAACTCACGCTCTCCCTGTCCACTCCCAGCTTTGAGCTGTTTAATTGCAATCACTTTACCATCATTGAGAATTCCCTTATGGACATAACCAAAACCACCTTGACCAATAAGGTTAGCATCCGAGAAACCATTGGTAGCCATTGCTAGTTCTTCATAAGTAAAGGTACCTTGTGACAACCCAAGAATGCTAGGAGATGATGATGCAAATGGTTTCTCAGAGCCCAAACCACTATTTGTCAAAGGAGGTTCGTGGGAAGCAGGACCAAACACTGGTGAGATTCCTGGTGGAGGGGCAGGCCTTAGCAATGATGTCACTTTATTGTCTTTAGGTGAATGATTGTTATGTTGCCAATGTTGAGGCAGCCCGGTTAGAAATAATAAGGCAGAAAGACAAAGTGAGACTCACTAGCAGACTTGGATCAATCAAACAGTATAAGAAATGgaaaattcataaaatcataaatttaatgttGGATTGAACTAAATCAGCTGAAAATTGAAGCGATATGCATACACACAGGATCAACCATTTCAAGAAATAAATGTCAAGAGGGAGAAACAACATGAACAAGAAGATCTAGCAATTGCTGAGGTATATAACTAGAGGGGCAGGGCTCTAGAAAGTCTCTCAAACCTCAATAAATACAAGTATCTTTAGTAATTCAAAGCTCTATTCATTTATGGACCCCACAAATCAtctcttttcatatttatatatgtatcatATAGCAGAACACAAAATGGCATCTATAATACGACATAAACAGAAAACTAACATTAGGAAgcatcaagaaaaagaagataagaGGGTTAACATGTAGACTCTAGAGAGATTtcagagaaataaaaagaaaataaacatgaGAGAAACCAGAACATCATAGACACAAGTCAAAGTGAAATTTAAAGTAAAGTCTGTGTAGTAGcattcaaattcaaactttttgTATCTTTAAATTCCTCTAGAaacttttatcttcttttttgtctCTTAAAATATGAGCTTATTTAACTTTATGAGGATTATGACTTTTAtctgtaaaattaaaaacccgGAAGGTAAAGTTATATTGTTTCAACAACAAATGTTTAGAATCAAGTAAGAATCTACATAGAAGCAAAATTAATACATTACTAGATTTTAACTAAGCAGTCAATAAACAAATTTAGAAGtttaagataaatatattaccAAAACAAAACTAATACATTAGCCAAttgtaatgcttatgaggattataattaaaatttaaaattagtgaatgcatataatataaaacagtAGAAATCATCATATATCCCTCCTTCTCAGACTTAAATGTTTAGCTCCGCCACTAGGCCTACTGACCTACCCAAAGAACTTGAAAAACTTCCAAGagataaatatatgtttatagaTACAATATATGGAGACATAATGCCAAAAACTTGAAGAAGACACTTCACATCCATCTTCCCACTCATACATTTCTAACTCCTAAGCTTCTATTCCTCCACGTTTTCTCTCCTCTAAGAGATGTTCAATACTCATAATCATCTAGATACCTCCTTAGTTCAATCTCCTGTGTGAAGTACAGAGGCCATTGTTAAAGCCATTTACTTCAGTTACAGACAGAAAAAACACACACCAAAGGTCACCAGATCCTAGCCACcttagcatttttttttttttaaaaaatatatataaaagcaatAGACAAAAATTCTACAGTTAAAGAGCAAAGGAAGAACCTAAAATTTGCAGAAACGAACAACTCAAAgtgaatagaaaaaagaaaaagaccttTATAATAGCTAGTATTTTACAAAACGCTACAGACCAAAGtcaaaacagaattagattattttctttggttTGAACATGAAGAGAATCAGATTAATCAATAGCATTAAGAAAGAGCATAACTTTGTAgtgtaaaaagaaagaaaagaaaatgtgaaaattaattatctataatttcATGATTCTTGAAAGTGCATAAAAATGAAACCTTTAGGTCCATGAAGGTGAGCAAGTgcttcctttctcttctttcttcgataaaagataaaaaatatgccGACAGCAATTAGCACAATTATTGCTCCTAAACCTATTCCCACTATTAGCCCTGCAAGAGTCCCCGGCGGCAGTCCCC is a genomic window containing:
- the LOC8274494 gene encoding proline-rich receptor-like protein kinase PERK15 isoform X3; this encodes MSSPAPELTPTLPPPPSDTNTTASSPPLPDTNSTALTPPVTNSTALPPSPASATTNGSTTLGLVPPPSSRGLPPGTLAGLIVGIGLGAIIVLIAVGIFFIFYRRKKRKEALAHLHGPKGISPVFGPASHEPPLTNSGLGSEKPFASSSPSILGLSQGTFTYEELAMATNGFSDANLIGQGGFGYVHKGILNDGKVIAIKQLKAGSGQGEREFQAEIEIISRVHHRHLVSLLGYCITGAQRMLVYEFVPNDTLEFHLHGKGRPTMNWSTRMKIAVGSAKGLAYLHEECQPKIIHRDIKAANILIDDSFEAKVADFGLAKYSLDTDTHVSTRVMGTFGYMAPEYASSGKLTEKSDVFSFGVVLLELITGRRPVDRTQTFDDSIVDWARPLLNQALESGIYDALADPKLQDYDSTEMTRMIACAAACIRHSARLRPRMSQIIRALEGNMSLDELSDGITPGHSTVYGSYGSIDYSSSQYKEDLKRFRKMALESQEHVSSEYSGVTSEFGLQPSSSSTEGQQTTQEMEAQKKETAVKGSHENS
- the LOC8274494 gene encoding proline-rich receptor-like protein kinase PERK15 isoform X2 — translated: MSSPAPELTPTLPPPPSDTNTTASSPPLPDTNSTALTPPVTNSTALPPSPASATTNGSTTLGLVPPPSSRGLPPGTLAGLIVGIGLGAIIVLIAVGIFFIFYRRKKRKEALAHLHGPKVTSLLRPAPPPGISPVFGPASHEPPLTNSGLGSEKPFASSSPSILGLSQGTFTYEELAMATNGFSDANLIGQGGFGYVHKGILNDGKVIAIKQLKAGSGQGEREFQAEIEIISRVHHRHLVSLLGYCITGAQRMLVYEFVPNDTLEFHLHGKGRPTMNWSTRMKIAVGSAKGLAYLHEECQPKIIHRDIKAANILIDDSFEAKVADFGLAKYSLDTDTHVSTRVMGTFGYMAPEYASSGKLTEKSDVFSFGVVLLELITGRRPVDRTQTFDDSIVDWARPLLNQALESGIYDALADPKLQDYDSTEMTRMIACAAACIRHSARLRPRMSQIIRALEGNMSLDELSDGITPGHSTVYGSYGSIDYSSSQYKEDLKRFRKMALESQEHVSSEYSGVTSEFGLQPSSSSTEGQQTTQEMEAQKKETAVKGSHENS
- the LOC8274494 gene encoding proline-rich receptor-like protein kinase PERK15 isoform X1 translates to MSSPAPELTPTLPPPPSDTNTTASSPPLPDTNSTALTPPVTNSTALPPSPASATTNGSTTLGLVPPPSSRGLPPGTLAGLIVGIGLGAIIVLIAVGIFFIFYRRKKRKEALAHLHGPKDNKVTSLLRPAPPPGISPVFGPASHEPPLTNSGLGSEKPFASSSPSILGLSQGTFTYEELAMATNGFSDANLIGQGGFGYVHKGILNDGKVIAIKQLKAGSGQGEREFQAEIEIISRVHHRHLVSLLGYCITGAQRMLVYEFVPNDTLEFHLHGKGRPTMNWSTRMKIAVGSAKGLAYLHEECQPKIIHRDIKAANILIDDSFEAKVADFGLAKYSLDTDTHVSTRVMGTFGYMAPEYASSGKLTEKSDVFSFGVVLLELITGRRPVDRTQTFDDSIVDWARPLLNQALESGIYDALADPKLQDYDSTEMTRMIACAAACIRHSARLRPRMSQIIRALEGNMSLDELSDGITPGHSTVYGSYGSIDYSSSQYKEDLKRFRKMALESQEHVSSEYSGVTSEFGLQPSSSSTEGQQTTQEMEAQKKETAVKGSHENS